The nucleotide sequence TGAGCGCTCTGGTCATTCTTTCCCATGTTAAGGAAGGGGTCGATCTCGCTGTCCGAAACAAACTGAATCGCCGAGTTATCGATACGATCAAACAGCACCACGGCACGACTGTTGTCGAATATTTCTACCAGCGTGCGCGTCAACAGGAGAAAGATGCCCGTGCCGGAGGCTCCCTCATGAATGTTCGTCCCGAGGATATTCCGAAAGTCAGCGAGGAGAGCTACCGTTATCCCGGTCCCAAGCCTCAGACCGTGGAGGCTGTTATCATGGGTCTTGCCGATGCCGCCGAGAGCGCCTCACGGAGTCTGGAGCGACCTACTCCCCAGCGACTGGACGACCTCGTCCATGATCTCCTCAAGGACCGGATAGATGACGGGCAGTATGACGAGGCTCCCGTCACGGTTTGCCAGCTCCAACAGATCGCCGCCTCACTTGTCTCAAGTCTCAGCAGTATGCACCACAGCAGGATCGCCTATGGACGGCGGAAGGATGATAAACCTCTTGTCGGTAAGGACTGATCAGGAGTGACGTGACTCTGAAGGCTTAATCAGGAAGGTGAGCCCGGCGCCCAGGATCAGGAGCAATCCGGCTGTGATAAAACTGGAATCAAAGCTTCCACTGCTTGCCTTCAGCATCTGCTGAAGCCTGCTGAGAGCGAATCCTCCAACACCCCATGCAGTGAAGAGGCAGCCATAGTTCATTCCGAAGTTCTTGAGTCCCCAGAGGTCCTTAGCGAGGGATGGAAAGATCGAGAGATTGGCGCCGTAGTTGAAGCCGATGAATGTGGCCACCAGAACAATGAGATACTTGGCACCTCCCGAAGAGGAGGTGATAGGTATTGCAGCAAACATCAGGGCGGCTTGGATCAGCAGGACGAGCATGAGGGTCCAGCGTCTTCCGATTCTGTCGGAGAGGATTCCTGCCACGATGCGCCCACCCGCATTGCCAATTGCCATCACGGCCACGGCGATGAAGGCCGACTCGCCCATGGACTTCTTGGCCATGCCGCTGATGCTGCTGATGACCATGAGTCCCGCTCCAGCTCCGATGAAGTAGAGAACCCAGAGAAGCCAGAACGAAGGGGTTCTGATGATTTGTCCGGGTGAGAGATCAGGAGAGGGCAAGGCCATCGATCCTCCCGTACTGCGGTTCGCCACATGAGAGTAACCAGCAGGAGGATTTACCAGCAGCTGGGATAAGCCACAGACGATGACGGCGAAGACGACACCAAAGAAAAGCATCGATTGGAGAAGCCCGAAGTGTCGCAGCAGGAAATCGGAAGCCGGAGCAAGATAGAGCGGGGCGAGACCGAACCCAGCAACGACAATGCCTGCGATGAGTCCGGTTTTGGAGGGGGGGAACCACTTCAGCGCAGGGGGTGTGGCCGAGGAATAACCGAAGCCGATGCCGATGCCAGCGAGTACCCCGAAGCCGAGTACCCAGATGCCGTAGCTGTTGGTTGTGGAGATCAGCGCAAAACCTACTGCAACAAGCAGGCCGCCGATGGTAGCTGTAACCCTGGGGCCGAGCTTATCCTGACATCTTCCGGCCAGGATCATCGAAAAGGCAAAGACCAGACAGCAGAGGGCGTAGGGGTCGTTAAGTTGGGAGCCCTTCCAACCAAAATCCTTTTCGATGGCTCCCTTGAACATGCTCCATGTGTAGAGCACTCCTAGGGCGAGGTTGATACCGAGTCCTGCCAGCGCAACGCTCCAGCCTTTGTTTAAGTGAGTGGGGGAAGTCACGGAACAAGAATGAGGTAAGCAGGATGAATGATGAAATGAAAAAGGGCACAGGTAACAAAGGCGGGTAAAAAATATGAAATCTCCACATTTCGGCGTACCAAATCCTCCTAATGGGACTCATTCGCTGACCCGGGAACGCCCCTTCTTCACCTCGGAGCGGTGACGCTTTCCCTCGACCAGCTTTCTCTTCTCAGAGCGGGATCTGGGGGCAAGTCTGCGGCGAGTCTTGGCTGCGGCCGCCCTAGCCTTTTGTCGCCTAAGGATTATTTGTTCGGTGAGCTTTGCCGAAAGGCGCTCTCTGGCTATCTTCCGGTTCATGCTCTGGCTGCGTGAGTCGGTGACCGTCACAGAGAGGCCGCTCGGGATATGGGTAAGCGTCACGGCCGTAGAAACCTTGTTCACATGCTGGCCTCCCGGCCCGGAAGAACGGGCGAAGCTTTCTTTAAGTTCTTCGTCGCGGAGATTCACGGGTTCCATGGGATTTATTCGCCGGTTTCTTGGAGTTCCTTAGAGCTTCATAATTTATAATTCATAATGCATTCTTTTCCCATGTTTACCCACAAAGTCCTGGAATCCGTTGCCGGACCTCTTGACCAGATCACTGATGAGACAACTGGGCTGCGCCTTATCATCTGCCGGATCGGTGCGGAACCGGTGAGTTTAGCCCTCCGCAATGGCAAGGGGGAGTGGGAAGGTTTCCTCTGGCGCGACGGTCAGGTGGAGAAGCCCGCTTCGGGCTGGGGCAACCACGCCACGGTGATGGGCTATTTTGTCCATCGCCTCTGGAAGCAGGAATCGGTGTGCGAGGGGCACCCGATCAAGGGGGGGAACCACGGGTTTGTCCGCAGTCATGCATTCCCTCAGCCCGAGGTCGATCTCGCGACTGGGACGATGACCTATCATGTCGATCCCGCGGAGATTCCAGCGGATGCCTATCCCTACAAGGTGGCGATGCGCCTTATCTATGGCATCTCGCAGGGAAGCATGCGGATGCGTTTCGAATTTGAAAATTGCGAGAACCACCCCGTGGTTTTGAGTTTCGGATGGCATCCCGGATTTGAAGTCGGCTCCCTGGAGAGCGCCAGGGTTCTTCTGCCGGCCGGCAACTATCGCAGGGAAATGGCTCCGGGCGATTTCCTCGACGGGACTATTAAGGAAATTCCCTTTGCCGGCGGCGAGATGCCTTTCTCGAAAAAGGATCTTCCCGGCTCCTTTCTCTTGGATCTGGAAGGAGTCAGCGACCGTCGCTTCGTTCTGGAGGCCCCTGCACTGGGACATCGCATCGAGTGCGATTACTCCGAGGCTCCCTATCTGACACTCTGGAGCAACGGTGATCCCTTCGTATGCATCGAACCTTGCTGGGGATTGCCGGATCACAACCCTCCCGTTCCCTTCGAGCAGAAGAAAGGGATTCAGCATATTGCCGCGGGCTCGACGATCTCGGCCTCCCTTGCGGTGACCCCCGCGTTCCTTGGCTAATCCTCGGACAACCTTTGGTTGAGCCACTTGCGGAAGCAGGGCCGTACTGCTAATTCTTTTCTCCCTTGAAAACTCAGAAAGATCTCTCTCCCCAGCAGAAGCAGTCCTGGCTTAAGGCCGTCAGCGCCATGGAGCAGAAGAACTTCCCCTATGTCATCCAGATCTGCCAGACATTGCTCCAAAGCATGCCCGATTTTTTGGACGGCAGGAAACTGGCCCGCAAGGCCGCGATCGAGAAATCAAAGACGATCAAGAAAGGGTTCTTTTCGGGTCTTGGTGGAGGATCCTCGATGGCTCTTATGAAGGCCGGAGGGCTCAAAAGAAAAGATGATCTTCTGGCTCTCCTCCCTCTGTTGGAAGAAATCTTAGCCGATGATCCCTTCAACGCTCAGGCGAACACCTTTCTCCAGGAAGCTGCCCTAAAATGGGATCCACCCATGAAGGAGCTGGCCTTCTTTGCCTTCGAGACAACCCTCGAGGGTAATCCCAAGGATAAAGTTCAAATAAACCGCTACGCCTCCTTCTGTATGGAGAGGGATGAAAACGGAAAGCCAAGAGATCCGGCGCGCGCCGTAGAACTTTACAACAAACTCTTGGCGATCAATCCCAATGACATGGTTGCCATGAAGGGTAGCAAGGACGCCTCGGCCTCCCAGTCGGTTCAGCAGGGCGGATGGGAAGTTGCCGACAGCTACCGTGACCTCATCAAGAACAAGGAGGAGGCCGTCTCTCTGGAGCAGCAGTCCCGAGTCGTCAAAAGCGACGAGATGATCGACAACCAGATCGCGGAACTCTCCGCCGCCGTGCAGGCGGAACCCCAGAGTGTTGATAAATCCCGCAAGGTGGCGGAGCTCTACGAGCAGAAAGGGGATTTGGAGAACTCTCTCGAGTGGTATAGATACGTGCTTGGACTCTCCGGAGGCGCCGACACCACGATCAGCCGGAAGATCAGTGACCTGCAGTTGCGCCAGATCGACGATGCCTTCACGGCACGAGAGGAGTATCTGGCCTCATCACCTGATGATCCCGAGGCTCCCCGTTATCGTGAGGAGATGGATGAGCTGCGGAAGCAGCGTGCATCATTTGTCCTCGCGGAGG is from Verrucomicrobiota bacterium and encodes:
- a CDS encoding OFA family MFS transporter, whose translation is MFKGAIEKDFGWKGSQLNDPYALCCLVFAFSMILAGRCQDKLGPRVTATIGGLLVAVGFALISTTNSYGIWVLGFGVLAGIGIGFGYSSATPPALKWFPPSKTGLIAGIVVAGFGLAPLYLAPASDFLLRHFGLLQSMLFFGVVFAVIVCGLSQLLVNPPAGYSHVANRSTGGSMALPSPDLSPGQIIRTPSFWLLWVLYFIGAGAGLMVISSISGMAKKSMGESAFIAVAVMAIGNAGGRIVAGILSDRIGRRWTLMLVLLIQAALMFAAIPITSSSGGAKYLIVLVATFIGFNYGANLSIFPSLAKDLWGLKNFGMNYGCLFTAWGVGGFALSRLQQMLKASSGSFDSSFITAGLLLILGAGLTFLIKPSESRHS
- a CDS encoding peptide chain release factor-like protein; this translates as MEPVNLRDEELKESFARSSGPGGQHVNKVSTAVTLTHIPSGLSVTVTDSRSQSMNRKIARERLSAKLTEQIILRRQKARAAAAKTRRRLAPRSRSEKRKLVEGKRHRSEVKKGRSRVSE
- a CDS encoding tetratricopeptide repeat protein; the encoded protein is MKTQKDLSPQQKQSWLKAVSAMEQKNFPYVIQICQTLLQSMPDFLDGRKLARKAAIEKSKTIKKGFFSGLGGGSSMALMKAGGLKRKDDLLALLPLLEEILADDPFNAQANTFLQEAALKWDPPMKELAFFAFETTLEGNPKDKVQINRYASFCMERDENGKPRDPARAVELYNKLLAINPNDMVAMKGSKDASASQSVQQGGWEVADSYRDLIKNKEEAVSLEQQSRVVKSDEMIDNQIAELSAAVQAEPQSVDKSRKVAELYEQKGDLENSLEWYRYVLGLSGGADTTISRKISDLQLRQIDDAFTAREEYLASSPDDPEAPRYREEMDELRKQRASFVLAEARERVDRNPTDLIAHFDLGVALMDAGEPQDAIGHFQRARMNPSIRLKAMGKLGQCYVARNMNDLAAKTLSDAVSELVGMDSVKKDLLYNLGSVYRSMNETEKAVECFKQIYEVDYGYRDVAQLVESSYGQG